The Cryptosporangium minutisporangium genome contains the following window.
GCACTCCGGGGCCGCTGACTTCTCCAACGGTGCGATCCGTCGGTGGCGCGCGCGGTGCATCCGGGGTGCGGCTGGGTTGCGGCCCCACGTCGCCGAAAAGCGAAACGGCGGCCCGTCGGCGCGAGGGGCGCCGGCGGACCGCCGTTGGTTCGTGGGGCTACCGCGAGGGTCAGCGGGTGCCGTAGGTGGCGGCTAGTCCGCGGTAGTCGCCCAGGCCCAGCGTCCGCTTGCCGACCGAGCAAGCCGACAGCGCCGGGGTCATGACCGCGCTGGCGTTGGCGGACTGGCTGACGTGGTTGAGGCCCAGCGAGTGACCACGCTCGTGGAGGACGACCGACTGCAGGTCGTAGGCGTTGTTGCAGTTCTTGGTCGTGGTGAAGAACTTGTACTGGGT
Protein-coding sequences here:
- a CDS encoding matrixin family metalloprotease, translating into TQYKFFTTTKNCNNAYDLQSVVLHERGHSLGLNHVSQSANASAVMTPALSACSVGKRTLGLGDYRGLAATYGTR